One genomic window of Quadrisphaera setariae includes the following:
- a CDS encoding DeoR/GlpR family DNA-binding transcription regulator, with product MLARQRQERILEEVRAHGGARVSDLVSALGVSEMTVRRDITILAGRGLVARVHGGATALSARAEEPGFSAKSQMALPQKEAIARAAAALVAPGSSVAISAGTTTHAVASALVDTPGLTVVTNSLPVAQVLHEAWCAPDGSSLSGGSVVLTGGERTPSDALVGPVAVAALRSLHVDTLLLGVHGVDAQAGLTTPNLVEGETNRALVAAARHVVVVADSSKWHVVGLAGIAALEDVDVLVTDDGLPQAARDLLAARVGRLVVAERAAALG from the coding sequence GTGCTCGCCCGGCAGCGCCAGGAGCGGATCCTGGAGGAGGTGCGCGCCCACGGCGGGGCGCGCGTCAGCGACCTCGTGAGCGCGCTCGGCGTCTCCGAGATGACCGTCCGCCGCGACATCACCATCCTCGCCGGGCGGGGCCTGGTCGCGCGGGTGCACGGCGGTGCCACGGCGCTGTCGGCGCGCGCCGAGGAGCCCGGCTTCAGCGCCAAGTCGCAGATGGCGCTGCCCCAGAAGGAGGCCATCGCCCGGGCCGCGGCCGCGCTGGTCGCCCCCGGCTCCTCGGTGGCCATCTCGGCGGGGACGACGACGCACGCCGTCGCGTCCGCCCTCGTGGACACCCCCGGCCTGACGGTGGTGACGAACTCCCTGCCGGTGGCGCAGGTGCTGCACGAGGCGTGGTGCGCCCCCGACGGGTCGAGCCTGTCGGGCGGGTCGGTGGTGCTCACCGGCGGGGAGCGCACCCCCTCGGACGCGCTGGTGGGGCCGGTGGCGGTGGCCGCGCTGCGGTCGCTCCACGTCGACACGCTGCTGCTGGGCGTGCACGGGGTCGACGCGCAGGCGGGTCTGACCACGCCGAACCTCGTCGAGGGCGAGACCAACCGGGCCCTCGTGGCGGCGGCGCGGCACGTGGTGGTGGTGGCCGACTCCTCCAAGTGGCACGTGGTGGGCCTGGCCGGCATCGCGGCGCTGGAGGACGTCGACGTGCTCGTCACGGACGACGGCCTGCCGCAGGCGGCCCGCGACCTGCTGGCGGCGCGGGTGGGGCGGCTGGTCGTCGCGGAGCGGGCTGCGGCGCTGGGCTGA